One stretch of Planococcus sp. PAMC 21323 DNA includes these proteins:
- a CDS encoding glucose 1-dehydrogenase, producing MARLEGKVAIITGAAQGMGAAHAKKFVDEGAKVVITDLNEEKGSALAKELGDNALFVKQNVTSAEDWETVVAETEKAFGQVDVLVNNAGITMAKSILKMTEEEYRRIVDINQVSVFLGMKTVIPAMQKVGGGSIVNISSMNGIVGGAIGYTDTKFAVRGMTKAAALECANYGIRVNSVHPGVIATPMVVQEDTKAAVEAFSKSIPMKRLAESEEVSNMVLFLASDDASYSTGSEFIIDGGLTAQ from the coding sequence ATGGCACGTTTAGAAGGTAAAGTAGCAATTATAACAGGAGCAGCACAAGGTATGGGTGCGGCGCACGCGAAAAAATTTGTAGATGAAGGCGCGAAAGTGGTCATCACAGATTTAAACGAAGAAAAAGGAAGCGCGTTAGCAAAAGAGCTTGGAGACAACGCATTATTTGTGAAACAAAACGTAACAAGCGCTGAAGACTGGGAAACAGTTGTAGCTGAAACTGAAAAAGCATTTGGTCAAGTAGACGTATTAGTGAACAATGCGGGTATCACGATGGCTAAATCAATTTTAAAAATGACGGAAGAAGAATACCGTCGCATCGTAGACATTAACCAAGTTTCTGTATTCCTTGGCATGAAAACAGTCATTCCAGCAATGCAAAAAGTGGGTGGCGGTTCAATCGTCAACATTTCTTCGATGAACGGTATCGTTGGTGGCGCAATCGGTTACACGGATACGAAATTCGCAGTTCGTGGCATGACAAAAGCAGCAGCACTTGAATGTGCAAACTATGGCATCCGTGTAAACTCTGTACACCCAGGCGTTATTGCAACTCCAATGGTTGTTCAAGAAGATACAAAAGCAGCTGTTGAAGCATTCTCTAAATCAATCCCAATGAAACGTCTTGCAGAATCTGAAGAAGTTTCGAACATGGTCTTGTTCTTAGCTTCTGATGATGCAAGCTATTCTACAGGTTCAGAATTCATCATCGATGGTGGATTAACAGCTCAGTAA
- a CDS encoding DUF3427 domain-containing protein produces the protein MNFLQNLEDSLYKGFIDQAKPSGERFKPTLLINNTKTNETVLNSITEELDGCQSFLFSVAFVTESGLATLKTHLSDLERKGIKGRILTSTFLNFNQPKVFKELLKINNIEVRLSSMKGFHSKGYIFSHETHQTLIVGSSNLTAQALKVNYEWNVKLSSHENGELVSHFYRQFEEVWENAQSLTDQWIETYEQSYVPVEYRKELKNVAEFPEVYIENPLELAVTVEPNKMQKAALREIQAVRESGNDKGLVISATGTGKTYLSAFDVRSFAPKRMLFIVHREQILQKAKSDFIRILGGVESDFGILSGNLRETDARYLFATIQTISKEETLKQLDPKAFDYILIDEVHKAGAKSYQKVIEHFQPQFLMGMTATPERTDDFNIYELFDYNVAYEIRLQEALEEDMLCPFHYFGVTDVEYEEGVIDEATVFSKLVTTERVDHIMQKIHYYGHSGEKVRGLMFCSRKDEAIKLSEELNRRGLKTVALTGQDSQEERVLQVGRLENGVLDYILTVDIFNEGIDIPSVNQVVMLRQTQSSIIFIQQLGRGLRKHGSKEFVTIIDFIGNYKNNYLIPVALSGERSQNKDNIRRRMKDTSYIKGISTVNFEEIAKNRVFSAIKKSNLSDMKILRDAYIELKNRIGHIPQLQDFIYHNSIDPLVIVQKYTTYHQFLLKLKEVDPLVTVYEEQVLTMLSLEILNGKRLHEILLLELLLEKGQTTMEAYVEYVTSHNCTVDATTLASVQRVLDLRFFNQGPQKKYGDKPLVVFGEMDIHFNRDIQESLKKNSSFRAMFTDLVVSGKELSKNYECDRPLTLYKKYTRKDACRLLNWASDESSTIYGYKTKHGSCPIFVTYHKADEVESSVAYTEGFVSPEIFKWSTRSNRTLASGEVKTIIDAAENNIDLHLFIKKDDDEGGDFYYLGQALPDKENIEQALMKDKNAKEIPVVHMHLALQNAVNSKLYHYITSEE, from the coding sequence ATGAATTTTCTTCAGAATTTAGAGGACTCACTATACAAAGGTTTTATCGATCAAGCAAAACCGAGTGGCGAACGTTTTAAACCGACTTTGCTCATCAATAATACAAAAACAAATGAAACGGTGCTGAACTCGATTACTGAGGAGTTGGATGGTTGCCAATCGTTTCTCTTTTCTGTTGCTTTTGTAACTGAGAGTGGGTTAGCGACGTTAAAAACCCATTTATCGGATCTTGAACGAAAAGGAATTAAAGGAAGAATTTTAACTTCAACTTTTTTAAACTTTAATCAGCCGAAAGTCTTTAAGGAACTCTTGAAAATCAATAACATCGAAGTCCGTTTATCGAGCATGAAAGGATTTCATTCAAAAGGATATATTTTTTCTCATGAAACACATCAAACTTTAATCGTCGGAAGTTCTAATTTAACGGCACAAGCATTAAAAGTGAATTATGAGTGGAATGTCAAATTGAGTTCTCATGAAAATGGCGAATTGGTTTCGCATTTCTATCGACAGTTCGAAGAAGTTTGGGAGAATGCACAATCTTTAACAGATCAATGGATTGAAACTTATGAACAGTCGTATGTTCCAGTGGAGTATCGGAAAGAGCTAAAAAATGTAGCGGAGTTCCCGGAAGTTTATATCGAAAACCCACTAGAGCTAGCAGTTACTGTTGAACCAAATAAAATGCAAAAAGCAGCTCTTCGAGAAATTCAGGCAGTACGCGAATCAGGAAATGATAAAGGCCTGGTGATTTCAGCAACGGGTACTGGGAAAACATATTTATCAGCCTTTGACGTGCGGAGCTTTGCGCCAAAGCGCATGTTGTTTATCGTGCACCGAGAACAAATTCTTCAAAAAGCAAAATCTGACTTTATTCGAATATTGGGTGGCGTGGAATCTGATTTTGGTATTCTTTCAGGGAATTTAAGAGAGACCGATGCGCGTTATTTGTTTGCTACGATCCAAACGATTTCGAAGGAAGAAACACTCAAGCAATTAGATCCAAAAGCTTTTGATTATATTTTAATTGATGAAGTACATAAAGCGGGAGCGAAATCCTACCAAAAAGTGATTGAGCATTTTCAGCCTCAGTTTTTAATGGGCATGACGGCAACACCAGAGCGAACGGATGATTTTAATATATATGAGCTATTCGACTATAACGTAGCGTATGAGATTCGTTTGCAAGAAGCATTGGAAGAAGACATGCTTTGTCCGTTTCATTATTTTGGGGTAACTGATGTGGAGTATGAAGAAGGTGTCATTGACGAAGCGACTGTCTTTTCAAAACTCGTCACAACAGAACGAGTCGACCACATCATGCAAAAAATTCATTATTACGGTCACTCGGGTGAAAAAGTGAGAGGGTTAATGTTTTGCAGTCGAAAAGATGAGGCGATTAAGCTTTCTGAAGAATTGAATCGGCGCGGCTTAAAGACAGTCGCATTAACCGGTCAAGATTCGCAAGAAGAACGAGTTTTACAAGTTGGTCGATTGGAAAATGGTGTACTGGATTATATTTTAACGGTCGATATTTTCAACGAAGGAATTGATATACCGAGTGTTAACCAAGTTGTGATGTTAAGACAAACGCAGTCGAGCATTATTTTTATTCAACAGCTTGGTCGTGGGTTGCGTAAGCATGGCTCTAAAGAATTTGTGACAATCATTGATTTTATCGGGAATTATAAAAACAATTACCTGATTCCAGTAGCTTTGTCAGGAGAGCGCTCGCAAAATAAAGATAATATTCGTCGTCGCATGAAAGATACGAGTTATATTAAAGGGATTTCTACTGTAAATTTTGAAGAAATCGCGAAAAACCGAGTATTTTCAGCGATTAAAAAAAGTAATTTAAGTGATATGAAAATTCTTCGTGATGCTTATATCGAATTAAAAAATAGAATCGGCCACATTCCGCAACTTCAAGATTTTATCTATCATAATTCAATTGATCCGTTGGTCATTGTTCAAAAGTACACGACCTATCATCAGTTTTTATTAAAGCTAAAAGAAGTAGATCCGCTTGTAACGGTTTATGAAGAGCAAGTGCTGACAATGCTGTCATTAGAGATCTTAAACGGCAAACGACTTCATGAAATTTTATTGCTAGAGTTATTATTGGAGAAAGGTCAAACCACGATGGAAGCGTATGTCGAATACGTAACATCGCATAACTGTACGGTTGACGCTACAACTTTAGCTTCTGTACAACGAGTTTTGGATTTGCGCTTTTTCAATCAAGGTCCGCAAAAAAAATATGGGGATAAACCACTTGTGGTTTTCGGAGAAATGGATATTCATTTTAATAGAGACATTCAAGAAAGTTTAAAAAAGAATTCTAGCTTCAGAGCGATGTTTACGGACTTAGTTGTAAGTGGGAAAGAGCTAAGTAAAAACTATGAATGCGACCGTCCATTAACACTTTATAAAAAGTACACGCGTAAAGATGCTTGTCGGTTATTAAATTGGGCGAGTGATGAAAGTTCTACCATTTACGGATATAAAACAAAGCATGGGTCGTGTCCAATTTTTGTAACATATCATAAAGCTGACGAGGTCGAATCGAGTGTTGCTTATACAGAAGGGTTTGTCAGTCCAGAAATTTTCAAGTGGTCGACAAGAAGCAATCGTACATTAGCATCTGGAGAAGTAAAAACAATCATCGACGCTGCTGAAAACAATATTGACCTTCACTTGTTCATCAAAAAAGATGACGATGAAGGTGGAGACTTTTATTATTTAGGTCAAGCCTTGCCAGATAAAGAAAATATCGAGCAAGCGTTAATGAAAGATAAAAACGCTAAAGAAATTCCAGTCGTTCATATGCATTTAGCTTTGCAAAATGCGGTAAATAGCAAGTTGTACCATTATATTACGAGTGAAGAATGA
- a CDS encoding RDD family protein, with protein sequence MYELTKKRAKALLIDSVIATTLSFMVEPLVKKNIKSPFFYGMVFPHLFFLGLEFGQLRMRGQTAGQKMTGIALKDEVGGKLSSEQIFKRIVYRDTIGAIIYAKDRARYDRYKGEKYPHDFYAHTVVKKVN encoded by the coding sequence ATGTATGAATTGACGAAAAAACGCGCCAAAGCATTGTTAATTGATTCGGTGATTGCTACAACTTTGTCATTTATGGTAGAACCGTTAGTGAAAAAGAACATAAAAAGCCCATTTTTTTATGGGATGGTTTTTCCGCATCTCTTTTTCCTTGGACTCGAGTTTGGGCAGCTACGAATGAGGGGGCAAACAGCTGGACAGAAAATGACAGGCATTGCGTTAAAAGACGAAGTCGGTGGAAAGCTAAGTTCTGAACAAATTTTCAAACGCATCGTGTACCGAGATACGATTGGTGCCATCATATACGCAAAAGATCGAGCACGCTATGATCGTTACAAAGGTGAAAAATATCCACATGACTTTTATGCACATACAGTCGTTAAAAAAGTAAATTAG
- a CDS encoding AI-2E family transporter — protein MEHDKNKRALSQAASWFVKWVLNNKAVSVLIIVLLILLNLLLLPKVSFVFQPFVAFFDVMGLPLIMAGVFYYLLNPLIDWMETKNIPRTASISIVFIVIAGLLAWGIATLIPIIREQLMGLIDNWQDYMNTFISQVDNFFQNDLLSRLQTQLMGSTEPLSTSITGQTENVVGSTVTGLGSVFGVLSTTLLALITTPFILFYLLKDGHHLPYHMMKLVPSKMRENSYLLLREMNLQISQYIRGQLLVAFFVGLMFWIGFSIIGLKYALTLGILAGALNLIPFLGSFIAFIPIVIIAIVVHSPIMLAKVLVVFFIEQTLEGRVFQPLILGSNLQIHPITIIAVLLTAGNLFGIPGVILGIPAYAVIKVVLVHLFSWYQRYTGLYDDPSNPAPKPPVSEKKKKKQLSLKKKLR, from the coding sequence ATGGAGCATGATAAAAACAAACGGGCATTAAGCCAGGCAGCTTCTTGGTTTGTGAAATGGGTATTAAACAACAAAGCGGTATCTGTACTGATTATTGTTTTATTGATTTTGCTGAATTTATTGCTGTTACCTAAGGTCAGCTTTGTTTTTCAGCCTTTTGTTGCCTTTTTTGACGTCATGGGATTGCCGCTTATTATGGCGGGTGTTTTTTATTATTTGCTAAACCCACTCATTGACTGGATGGAGACTAAAAATATTCCGCGAACCGCCAGTATCTCCATTGTTTTTATTGTGATTGCTGGATTACTGGCGTGGGGCATTGCGACATTGATCCCAATTATTCGGGAACAACTGATGGGCTTGATCGATAATTGGCAAGACTATATGAATACCTTTATCTCTCAAGTCGATAATTTTTTCCAAAATGATTTGTTGTCACGATTGCAAACGCAATTAATGGGAAGTACAGAACCGCTATCCACATCAATCACCGGGCAAACAGAAAACGTCGTCGGTTCTACCGTCACTGGATTGGGCAGTGTTTTTGGTGTGCTATCCACAACTTTACTCGCTTTAATCACAACACCTTTTATCTTATTCTATTTGCTAAAAGATGGTCATCATCTGCCTTATCATATGATGAAACTTGTTCCGTCAAAAATGCGTGAAAATAGCTATTTGTTGCTACGCGAGATGAACTTACAAATTAGCCAATACATTCGCGGGCAACTTCTCGTCGCCTTTTTCGTAGGATTAATGTTTTGGATTGGCTTTAGCATCATTGGACTGAAATACGCGTTAACACTCGGTATTCTGGCAGGTGCGTTAAACTTAATCCCATTTTTAGGTTCTTTTATTGCCTTTATCCCCATTGTAATTATCGCGATTGTTGTGCATTCGCCCATTATGTTAGCTAAAGTGCTCGTTGTTTTTTTTATCGAACAAACCTTGGAGGGTCGTGTTTTTCAACCACTGATTCTCGGTAGTAATTTACAAATTCACCCGATCACCATTATTGCCGTCTTACTGACCGCAGGCAACCTGTTTGGTATTCCGGGCGTTATTCTCGGCATACCTGCTTATGCCGTCATCAAAGTGGTGCTAGTCCATTTATTTAGCTGGTATCAGCGCTATACCGGATTGTATGATGATCCATCTAATCCAGCACCAAAACCACCTGTCTCTGAAAAGAAAAAGAAAAAACAATTGAGCTTGAAAAAGAAACTACGTTAA
- a CDS encoding YhdH/YhfP family quinone oxidoreductase has translation MKSFNAVRVKEHEDQIIYGSEEINLDQLSEGDVLIKVAYSSINYKDMLAVQKNTGVIRNYPMIPGIDLSGTVVSSTDARFSEGQQVIVTGFAMGMSHTGGFSEYARVPAEWIVPLPKNLSLKDAMVFGTAGFTAALSIHALEQNGMDLAKNPEILVTGSTGGVGSIALQILSKMGFQNISALVRKEHQEEVAKSLGATNVVFAEDLGELQKPLNKTRFDYVLDTVGGDIASVLIPQISYGGSMSMCGNAGGLQITTTVLPFILRGTNLLGIDSVNVPIENRGAIWDKMADDWNITQTTLVNEITLSELTETIDAIKNGQHLGRTIVKL, from the coding sequence GTGAAGTCATTTAACGCCGTTAGAGTAAAAGAACATGAAGACCAAATTATTTATGGTTCAGAAGAGATCAATTTAGACCAACTTTCTGAAGGCGACGTTTTGATCAAAGTTGCTTATTCTTCGATTAATTACAAAGACATGCTTGCAGTTCAGAAAAATACAGGTGTCATCCGCAATTACCCAATGATTCCTGGCATCGATTTGAGCGGTACTGTCGTTTCTTCAACAGACGCTCGCTTTAGCGAAGGACAACAAGTGATCGTCACAGGATTTGCGATGGGCATGAGCCATACTGGTGGATTTTCTGAATATGCACGTGTGCCTGCAGAATGGATTGTCCCGTTACCTAAAAACTTGAGCTTAAAAGACGCAATGGTTTTCGGAACTGCTGGATTCACAGCAGCACTTTCAATCCATGCATTAGAACAAAACGGCATGGACTTAGCGAAAAACCCTGAAATTTTAGTAACCGGCTCAACAGGCGGTGTTGGCAGTATCGCATTGCAGATTTTATCCAAAATGGGCTTCCAAAACATTTCAGCTTTAGTGCGAAAAGAACACCAAGAAGAAGTCGCAAAATCACTTGGCGCCACAAACGTTGTTTTTGCAGAGGACTTAGGTGAATTGCAAAAGCCTTTAAACAAAACACGTTTTGATTATGTATTAGATACGGTTGGCGGTGACATTGCTTCCGTATTGATCCCGCAAATTTCATACGGTGGCAGCATGAGTATGTGCGGAAACGCCGGTGGTCTTCAAATCACAACGACGGTCTTGCCGTTTATCCTACGAGGCACAAACTTACTTGGAATCGACTCTGTCAACGTACCAATCGAAAACCGAGGCGCGATTTGGGACAAAATGGCCGACGATTGGAACATTACACAAACGACTTTAGTAAACGAAATTACGCTCAGTGAACTGACCGAAACGATTGATGCCATTAAAAACGGGCAACATTTGGGAAGAACGATTGTGAAGTTATAA
- a CDS encoding DUF4181 domain-containing protein, translated as MEVMIYIGLFVLVISYFLFTNGYLKKKRGIKRDSRSIFHEDKNRFVLIVQGIIFVGFIYACMYLIAELDATELSVAILISPLAGFFVLQTFVTGLEEWLLHRDKARYWYDWTETIFVGLVFSLLLLMKG; from the coding sequence ATGGAAGTTATGATATATATTGGATTGTTTGTTCTTGTCATTTCTTATTTTCTTTTTACAAACGGATATTTAAAGAAAAAGCGTGGCATAAAAAGAGATTCGAGAAGTATTTTCCACGAAGACAAAAATCGGTTTGTATTGATTGTGCAAGGAATTATTTTCGTAGGTTTTATTTACGCGTGTATGTATTTGATTGCAGAACTAGATGCTACAGAACTTTCTGTAGCTATTCTAATCAGTCCTTTGGCAGGTTTCTTCGTTTTACAAACATTTGTAACTGGACTTGAAGAGTGGTTGCTCCACAGAGACAAAGCACGATACTGGTATGACTGGACTGAGACGATTTTTGTTGGACTAGTTTTTAGTTTGCTGTTGTTAATGAAAGGATGA
- a CDS encoding TetR/AcrR family transcriptional regulator, with translation MPNTEDRRILRTQKMLKSALLQLLNEKELSQLTITEVANQAGCNRVTFYSHYKDLNELLAAIVEDYLDGLAGYFRKSFQGLERFSSTDIQRQLPIFEYIYQHQSIFKLIITGEILPGSQNKFCEALVQVAATELRLEEESELEIPTLNYFMTYGTLGFFLYWIKQDFKDSPEVMAAKLSKLHGKMYDGSVVLDK, from the coding sequence ATGCCTAACACCGAAGATCGTCGGATTCTCCGAACTCAAAAAATGCTAAAAAGTGCGTTACTACAACTATTAAATGAAAAAGAACTGTCGCAATTGACCATTACAGAAGTTGCCAATCAGGCTGGATGTAACCGCGTCACGTTTTATTCACATTACAAAGATTTAAACGAATTGCTTGCAGCGATCGTTGAAGATTACTTGGATGGTCTCGCCGGCTATTTCCGCAAAAGCTTCCAAGGACTAGAGCGCTTTTCTTCGACAGACATTCAACGACAGTTGCCGATATTTGAATACATTTATCAGCACCAGTCGATTTTCAAATTGATTATCACAGGAGAAATACTTCCTGGCTCACAAAACAAATTTTGCGAAGCTCTAGTGCAAGTAGCCGCAACCGAATTGCGCCTAGAGGAAGAAAGTGAATTGGAAATTCCAACACTCAATTACTTTATGACTTATGGAACATTAGGGTTCTTTCTCTATTGGATCAAGCAAGACTTTAAAGATTCTCCAGAAGTAATGGCGGCCAAACTATCCAAGCTTCATGGCAAAATGTATGACGGATCGGTTGTATTAGATAAATAA
- a CDS encoding (deoxy)nucleoside triphosphate pyrophosphohydrolase: MKKNIHVVGAVITDGAKILCAQRGMEKSLPGLWEFPGGKIEETETPQQALQREIQEEMHCRVEIGEQVEHTVYEYDFGIVHLTTFYCHLVEGTPVLTEHIAIKWLEAHDLEKLDWAPADIPAIEKLKKTYQAQK, from the coding sequence ATGAAAAAGAACATACACGTAGTGGGAGCGGTCATCACAGATGGCGCCAAAATTTTATGTGCGCAACGCGGAATGGAAAAAAGTTTGCCGGGTCTTTGGGAATTTCCAGGTGGGAAAATAGAAGAAACTGAAACGCCACAACAAGCATTGCAGAGAGAGATTCAAGAAGAAATGCATTGTCGCGTAGAGATCGGTGAACAAGTCGAACATACTGTGTACGAATACGATTTTGGTATTGTTCATTTGACGACTTTCTATTGTCATTTAGTTGAAGGCACTCCTGTTTTAACTGAACATATTGCAATTAAATGGCTAGAAGCCCATGACTTAGAAAAATTAGACTGGGCACCCGCTGATATACCGGCAATCGAGAAGTTAAAAAAGACTTATCAAGCTCAGAAGTAA
- a CDS encoding putative hydro-lyase, whose product MINLQNSTPEEIRQLIREGNLESPTSGMANGFLQANLVILPKDMAFDFLLFCQRNPKSCPLIDVTEAGSYTPVQSAPTADIRSDIPLYHVYRDGKLTETLSDITKLWNSDMVAFLIGCSFTFEEALVKNGIPIRHNDEGLNVPMYKTSIPTVKAGIFEGPTVVSMRPVAEQDVVRAVQVTSRFPTVHGAPLHIGNPESIGITNLNQPDYGDRVTINDGEVPLFWACGVTPQAIAAHVKPPFMITHAPGHMFITNIKTETVGVL is encoded by the coding sequence ATGATCAACTTACAAAATTCCACACCCGAAGAAATCCGGCAGCTGATTCGAGAGGGCAATTTAGAAAGTCCCACTTCAGGGATGGCGAATGGCTTTCTACAAGCAAACTTAGTCATTCTTCCGAAAGATATGGCATTTGATTTTCTGCTATTTTGTCAGCGCAATCCCAAATCTTGTCCGTTAATAGATGTGACAGAAGCCGGTTCATATACTCCTGTCCAATCTGCGCCTACAGCAGATATTAGAAGTGACATCCCGCTTTACCATGTTTACCGCGACGGAAAATTGACGGAAACTCTTAGTGATATAACCAAACTTTGGAATAGTGACATGGTGGCGTTTCTCATCGGCTGTAGTTTCACGTTCGAGGAAGCTTTAGTTAAAAATGGCATTCCAATTCGCCACAACGATGAAGGCTTAAATGTCCCAATGTATAAAACATCCATTCCAACCGTAAAAGCTGGAATATTTGAAGGACCCACTGTCGTCAGCATGCGCCCTGTTGCTGAACAAGATGTGGTTCGTGCTGTGCAAGTGACTAGTCGCTTCCCAACCGTGCATGGTGCACCGCTCCATATCGGCAATCCCGAATCGATTGGCATCACCAATTTAAATCAGCCTGACTACGGTGACCGTGTGACGATTAACGACGGCGAAGTGCCTCTTTTTTGGGCTTGCGGGGTCACGCCGCAAGCAATTGCTGCACATGTCAAACCGCCATTTATGATTACACATGCCCCAGGGCACATGTTTATTACGAATATTAAGACAGAAACAGTTGGGGTCCTATAA
- a CDS encoding DUF4357 domain-containing protein, which produces MKEYYVKKVQHPQEGELYQFLEVDNKTGLEQIIDPFESGMLQLHAPLERAPDLFFITSKRGADATGFYRKNQFVVQRGSKFAASTSPKCPKKYIKLRENLVLDKLLVPFQHQLLLMEDTEFDSPMMAMGAVIGGWVRGAHDWKAANNK; this is translated from the coding sequence ATGAAAGAATACTACGTAAAGAAAGTTCAACACCCACAAGAAGGCGAACTATATCAATTTCTAGAGGTGGATAACAAAACGGGTCTGGAACAAATTATCGATCCATTTGAATCAGGTATGCTGCAATTGCATGCACCACTTGAAAGAGCACCTGATTTGTTTTTCATCACGTCAAAACGCGGAGCGGATGCGACCGGGTTTTACCGAAAGAATCAATTCGTTGTGCAGAGAGGTTCTAAGTTTGCGGCATCGACTTCGCCGAAATGTCCGAAAAAGTATATAAAGCTGCGAGAAAACTTAGTGCTCGACAAATTACTGGTACCGTTTCAACACCAACTTTTATTAATGGAAGATACCGAATTTGATTCACCGATGATGGCGATGGGGGCGGTCATTGGTGGCTGGGTACGGGGTGCACATGATTGGAAAGCAGCTAATAATAAATAA
- a CDS encoding DUF4181 domain-containing protein, with protein sequence MEFVFFIWLIVIIGFSLLNKFLKKRFGIDQEEQAGIPVKKFERWNNWLLIVAIIVLWFNLHASLESFFFWLIVILVIGNSVQIYLEWKYLKGSRKYQLSLINSTLGALAIMIILIVAAT encoded by the coding sequence ATGGAATTTGTCTTTTTCATATGGTTAATCGTAATTATTGGTTTTTCTTTATTAAACAAGTTTTTGAAAAAGCGTTTTGGCATTGACCAAGAAGAGCAAGCGGGGATTCCAGTGAAGAAATTTGAGCGGTGGAATAATTGGTTACTAATCGTGGCAATTATCGTTTTATGGTTTAATCTACATGCTTCGTTAGAATCATTTTTCTTCTGGTTAATAGTGATCCTCGTCATAGGAAATAGCGTGCAAATTTATTTGGAGTGGAAGTACTTAAAAGGTTCGCGGAAATATCAACTGTCTCTCATTAACTCTACACTTGGGGCACTCGCAATTATGATCATTCTCATAGTTGCAGCAACTTAA
- a CDS encoding MarR family winged helix-turn-helix transcriptional regulator, protein MDIKECINYLLSVSQNKVFKYFSVLLEEHNLTPAQYGVLNCLWSKGELSPKQIGGMMRLEASTVSGILDKMQKAGFIERSIDPENRRNILVVPTSKSIAIQKEVEETTERLNQTVLQDLSDSDQMALKKLLGTIIQSDFN, encoded by the coding sequence ATGGATATTAAAGAATGTATCAATTACTTATTAAGTGTTAGTCAAAATAAGGTCTTTAAATACTTTAGCGTACTTTTAGAAGAACATAATTTAACACCAGCCCAGTATGGTGTACTGAATTGTTTATGGAGTAAAGGTGAATTGTCTCCAAAGCAAATTGGCGGAATGATGCGCCTAGAAGCTTCGACAGTATCTGGAATCTTGGATAAAATGCAAAAAGCAGGCTTTATCGAACGATCGATCGATCCTGAAAATCGACGCAATATTTTAGTTGTACCAACGTCAAAATCAATAGCCATTCAAAAAGAGGTTGAAGAGACGACTGAAAGATTAAACCAAACGGTTCTTCAAGACTTGTCAGATAGTGACCAAATGGCGTTAAAGAAATTATTAGGCACGATTATTCAATCGGATTTTAATTGA
- a CDS encoding DUF4181 domain-containing protein has protein sequence MEQLLIFWFFAIIGYAVLRNLIKKKLGIDKEEKAGVRVKKFEFWNSGISVSIIIVLILVFYNSLSVLLISATAVFVVGNTVQIFLEWKYLKGSRKYVLSFVDFAFLAIWMIAIYVVIYVQII, from the coding sequence ATGGAACAATTATTGATATTTTGGTTCTTTGCGATTATTGGCTACGCAGTATTACGAAACCTTATAAAGAAAAAGCTTGGAATTGATAAAGAAGAAAAAGCAGGCGTTCGCGTCAAAAAATTTGAGTTTTGGAATTCGGGGATATCTGTATCAATAATAATTGTATTGATACTTGTTTTCTATAACTCACTGAGTGTACTTTTAATTTCAGCAACAGCAGTTTTCGTAGTAGGGAACACTGTACAAATTTTCCTGGAGTGGAAATACTTAAAAGGATCGCGAAAGTACGTGTTATCGTTCGTTGATTTTGCGTTTTTAGCAATATGGATGATCGCGATTTATGTAGTCATCTATGTACAAATTATTTAG